Proteins found in one Planococcus citri chromosome 2, ihPlaCitr1.1, whole genome shotgun sequence genomic segment:
- the LOC135833895 gene encoding maltase 2-like: protein MLWKVPILFVLSVLIGAENNENPQLDWWQTSVIYQIYPRSFKDSNTDGIGDLKGIEEQASYFKDTGIGAVWLSPINKSPMIDMGYDISDFTAIDPIFGTMEDFVSLQKKLDSLGIKLILDFVPNHSSDQHEWFKKSVKKVNPYTNYYVWRDPKGWLNETAPAPPNNWVSLFGGSAWKYNEERKQFYLHQFGEAQPDLNYRSKELVEEMKNVLKFWLDKGVHGIRTDSVPYLVEDDKFLDEPPYNKTSAVRLIGKKDYDALSHIYTKDQPESLKILRQFREVLDSYTQKGGPTRLLLTEAYTDIKHTIESYGTQESPIAQIPFNFYLLTELNDSSNAKAFNDTIHLWLDNMPKGRWPNWVIGNHDNSRVSTRFEPSAVDGINMLVQLLPGTAITYQGEEIGMEDTKVRQDQSSDIESPSRDPERTPFQWSSSPHAGFSTISGNTWLPVNPNYYTLNLEAQKKDPKSHYNIYKKLVKLRSNTVFQHGDINTYVVSERVFAFKRSIPEEEMCIIILNLNNEGEHVNLNTCMPDLPGKLNVYIASKNSEYNIGDQINTNDAGFYMRPKSALVLQGILKKETSSPQSTGAASSISQFSLVSVLLLSGILHHFL from the exons GGATCGAAGAGCAAGCCAGCTACTTCAAAGATACAGGAATCGGTGCTGTATGGCTCTCGCCAATTAACAAATCCCCAATGATCGATATGGGATACGATATATCCGATTTTACCGCAATCGATCCGATCTTCGGTACCATGGAGGACTTCGTCTCGTTACAGAAGAAATTGGATTCGTTGG GAATCAAGCTGATCCTAGATTTTGTACCGAATCACTCGAGTGACCAGCACGAATGGTTcaaaaaatccgtcaaaaaagTCAATCCGTACACAAACTACTACGTTTGGAGGGATCCGAAAGGCTGGCTCAATGAAACTGCTCCAGCACCTCCTAATAACTGG GTAAGCTTATTTGGCGGATCAGCTTGGAAATACAATGAAGAAAGAAAACAGTTCTATTTACACCAATTTGGCGAAGCACAGCCAGATCTGAACTATCGTAGCAAAGAGCTGGTGGAAGAGATGAAG AATGTATTGAAATTCTGGTTAGACAAAGGAGTTCATGGTATTCGTACAGACTCCGTTCCATATCTAGTCGAAGATGACAAGTTTCTAGATGAGCCTCCCTACAATAAAACATCTGCTGTGCGattaattggcaaaaaagatTACGACGCATTAAGCCATATCTACACTAAAGATCAACCAGaatccctgaaaattttgcgTCAATTCAGAGAAGTGCTGGATTCGTACACTCAAAAAGGAGGTCCAACAAG attgctGCTAACTGAAGCATACACTGATATCAAACATACAATCGAATCTTATGGTACTCAAGAAAGCCCAATAGCTCAAATTCCATTCAACTTCTACCTACTAACAGAACTAAATGACTCATCTAATGCGAAAGCTTTCAACGATACAATTCATTTATGGCTAGACAATATGCCTAAGGGTAGATGGCCCAACTGGGTA ATTGGAAACCACGATAACTCAAGAGTATCAACTCGATTCGAACCTAGCGCCGTTGATGGAATAAATATGCTAGTTCAATTACTACCCGGTACTGCAATTACATATCAAGGCGAAGAAATTGGAATGGAGGATACCAAAGTAAGGCAAGACCAATCTTCAGATATAGAATCACCTTCCAGAGATCCGGAACGAACACCTTTCCAATGGAGTTCTTCTCCTCATGCTG GTTTCTCAACTATAAGCGGAAACACGTGGCTGCCAGTAAATCCAAATTATTACACTTTGAATCTCGAAGCCCAGAAAAAGGATCCCAAAAGTCATTacaacatttacaaaaaattagtcaaaCTGAGATCGAATACTGTATTTCAGCATGGAGATATTAACACCTATGTTGTATCCGAGAGAGTTTTTGCCTTCAAAAG AAGTATACCTGAAGAAGAAATGTGCATCATTATACTGAACTTGAATAACGAAGGAGAACATGTAAACTTGAATACTTGTATGCCAGACCTACCTGGAAAATTGAACGTGTACATTGCTAGTAAAAATTCCGAGTACAACATTGG TGATCAGATCAATACCAATGACGCTGGATTTTATATGAGGCCAAAATCTGCTTTAGTATTACaaggaattctgaaaaaagaaacttcATCACCACAAAGTACAGGTGCGGCTTCATCAATATCTCAATTTTCACTTGTATCAGTATTATTACTTTCTGGTATACTCCACCATTTCCTATGA